The following DNA comes from Arthrobacter sp. SLBN-83.
CCCGCCGGTCTGGATGTTGACTATGTCCGGCCCCAGGAGTCCGGCGCCCGTTCCGGTGTGCGGTCCGCGGTGTTGCAGGCCGGCGGCCGTGAACTGCAGATTTCCGGTAAACCCTTCGCCTTGACGGTTCGTCCGTATGGACTGGACGTGCTTGCGGCTGCAAAGCACAGGCCGGACCTGGCGACGGACGGCCGCACTTACATTTACCTGGATACTGCCCTGAGGGGTGTGGGGACGGCGGCTTGTGGGCCCGGGGTGCTGGAGCCCTACCGCCTAAAGCCGCGGGAGGCTGACTTCGAGGTAGTACTGCGGGTGGAGTAAGGCCCGGAGCCGATGTGAGCCACTCCATAGAAGCAGTAATGCTGCTCTACCGGGGTGACAGGCCCCGCGTTTGCCGCCGGAAACCCCGGGGTTCCGGGGTTTTTTGGCGGCAAGGCGGCCTCCCCTTGCCCGATTTGCGGTGGGGGTTGTGTGCGGGTATTGTTTTCTGAGTCGCCGCCGCTGAAGCGGAAAAATAGCGGCCAACCCCCTTTGATGACAGCCTGGAAAATGGTTCGCTTTCGTGGCGTGCTGGTGATGGGTGGGGCCGGTTCTTTTGAAGTTTTGCCCGCTGGAAGGCGGATTTGCGAAGCTGTGGGGGATCGGGTAAGTTTGAAAAGTTGCTCCGGAGCGATCCTGAACGTTGGTTTGGGTGGTGCCGGGTGTGTCTGTTGTTTGAGAACTCAATAGTGTGCCAAGTTTGTTGATACCGATTATGTATGTAATTGGTTGATTGTGCCGAATCGTGCCGCCCCTGTGGCATTGGTTTGGTGTTTTTAGCTGGTTTCAAATTTTGTGCAGCCATTATGACCGTTATTTCCGGTGGTTTTGGTTGTGTCTGTTTTTGTTTTACTTCAACGGAGAGTTTGATCCTGGCTCAGGATGAACGCTGGCGGCGTGCTTAACACATGCAAGTCGAACGATGAAGCCCACTTGTGGGTGGATTAGTGGCGAACGGGTGAGTAACACGTGAGTAACCTGCCCTTGACTCTGGGATAAGCCTGGGAAACTGGGTCTAATACCGGATATGACCTTCCATCGCATGGTGGTTGGTGGAAAGCTTTTGTGGTTTTGGATGGACTCGCGGCCTATCAGCTTGTTGGTGGGGTAATGGCCTACCAAGGCGACGACGGGTAGCCGGCCTGAGAGGGTGACCGGCCACACTGGGACTGAGACACGGCCCAGACTCCTACGGGAGGCAGCAGTGGGGAATATTGCACAATGGGCGCAAGCCTGATGCAGCGACGCCGCGTGAGGGATGACGGCCTTCGGGTTGTAAACCTCTTTCAGTAGGGAAGAAGCGTAAGTGACGGTACCTGCAGAAGAAGCGCCGGCTAACTACGTGCCAGCAGCCGCGGTAATACGTAGGGCGCAAGCGTTATCCGGAATTATTGGGCGTAAAGAGCTCGTAGGCGGTTTGTCGCGTCTGCCGTGAAAGTCCGGGGCTCAACTCCGGATCTGCGGTGGGTACGGGCAGACTAGAGTGATGTAGGGGAGACTGGAATTCCTGGTGTAGCGGTGAAATGCGCAGATATCAGGAGGAACACCGATGGCGAAGGCAGGTCTCTGGGCATTAACTGACGCTGAGGAGCGAAAGCATGGGGAGCGAACAGGATTAGATACCCTGGTAGTCCATGCCGTAAACGTTGGGCACTAGGTGTGGGGGACATTCCACGTTTTCCGCGCCGTAGCTAACGCATTAAGTGCCCCGCCTGGGGAGTACGGCCGCAAGGCTAAAACTCAAAGGAATTGACGGGGGCCCGCACAAGCGGCGGAGCATGCGGATTAATTCGATGCAACGCGAAGAACCTTACCAAGGCTTGACATGAACCAGACCGGGCTGGAAACAGTTCTTCCCCTTTGGGGTTGGTTTACAGGTGGTGCATGGTTGTCGTCAGCTCGTGTCGTGAGATGTTGGGTTAAGTCCCGCAACGAGCGCAACCCTCGTTCCATGTTGCCAGCGGGTAGTGCCGGGGACTCATGGGAGACTGCCGGGGTCAACTCGGAGGAAGGTGGGGACGACGTCAAATCATCATGCCCCTTATGTCTTGGGCTTCACGCATGCTACAATGGCCGGTACAAAGGGTTGCGATACTGTGAGGTGGAGCTAATCCCAAAAAGCCGGTCTCAGTTCGGATTGGGGTCTGCAACTCGACCCCATGAAGTCGGAGTCGCTAGTAATCGCAGATCAGCAACGCTGCGGTGAATACGTTCCCGGGCCTTGTACACACCGCCCGTCAAGTCACGAAAGTTGGTAACACCCGAAGCCGGTGGCCTAACCCCTTGTGGGAGGGAGCTGTCGAAGGTGGGACTGGCGATTGGGACTAAGTCGTAACAAGGTAGCCGTACCGGAAGGTGCGGCTGGATCACCTCCTTTCTAAGGAGCACCTACAACAACCACCCGCTCAACGCATGTTGGTGGTGTGGTGTTGTCAGGAGTAAAGGCCCGTTGCACGGACGAATGTTTCGTGGCGGGTGCTCAAGGGTGGAATATCAACAAATAGGTGCCTGGTGGCACGGACCGGTCAGTGAGTACGAACCTTCTCCTTCGTGGGGTTGTTGTTCTGGAAAGCGGCCGGACCGGGTTGCCGGGTAGTGTTTGGCACACTGTTGGGTCCTGAGGCAACAGGACCGGGTGTTTAGGTTCCCGGGACTTGTTTGTTTCTGGTTTCCCTGCTGCGACGTCCCGCACGCTTGTTTGTGTGTGGGGTGTGTGGTGTGGGGTTGTTGTTTGAGAACTACATAGTGGACGCGAGCATCTTGTATAAGAAGCAATTTCCAAGATATTTGAACCTGGATCTGGTTCGTGTGCCTTTTGGGTGTGCGGGACAGTTTCTGTGGTTCTCTCGAGTGAGCTTGTTTTTGATCTTTGTGGTCAAGTTTTTAAGAGCACACGGTGGATGCCTTGGCATTAGGAGCCGAAGAAGGACGTAGGAATCTGCGATAAGCCTGGGGGAGTCGATAACCGGACTGTGATCCCAGGGTGTCCGAATGGGGAAACCCCGCCAAGCGCGCGAGTGACTTGGTGACCCGTACCTGAACACATAGGGTGCGTGGGGGGAACGCGGGGAAGTGAAACATCTCAGTACCCGCAGGAAGAGAAAACAATAGTGATTCCGTTAGTAGTGGCGAGCGAACGCGGATCAGGCTAAACCGTTCCATGTGTGATAGCCGGCGGGCGTTGCATGGTCGGGGTTGTGGGACTTTCCATACCAGTTCTGCCGGGCTGGTGGGGTGTGATGTGCGCGCATAGGTGAACGGTTTTGAAAGGCCGGCCAGAGAGGGTGTTAGTCCCGTAACCGTAATGTGTTTGTACCGCCTGTGAGAGTATCCCAAGTAGTACGGGGCCCGAGAAATCCCGTGCGAATCTGTCAGGACCACCTGATAAGCCTAAATACTCCCTAATGACCGATAGCGGACCAGTACCGTGAGGGAAAGGTGAAAAGTACCCCGGGAGGGGAGTGAAACAGTACCTGAAACCGTGTGCTTACAATCCGTCGGAGCAGCCTTGTAGTTGTGACGGCGTGCCTTTTGAAGAATGAGCCTGCGAGTTAGTGTTACGTCGCGAGGTTAACCCGTGTGGGGCAGCCGTAGCGAAAGCGAGTCTGAATAGGGCGTGTGAGTGGCGTGATCTAGACCCGAAGCGAAGTGATCTACCCATGGCCAGGTTGAAGCGACGGTAAGACGTCGTGGAGGACCGAACCCACTTCAGTTGAAAATGGAGGGGATGAGCTGTGGGTAGGGGTGAAAGGCCAATCAAACTTCGTGATAGCTGGTTCTCCCCGAAATGCATTTAGGTGCAGCGTTGCGTGTTTCTTGCTGGAGGTAGAGCTACTGGATGGCTAATGGGCCCTACAAGGTTACTGACGTCAGCCAAACTCCGAATGCCGGTAAGTGAGAGCGCAGCAGTGAGACTGTGGGGGATAAGCTTCATAGTCGAGAGGGAAACAGCCCAGACCACCAACTAAGGCCCCTAAGCGTGTGCTAAGTGGGAAAGGATGTGGAGTTGCCCAGACAACCAGGAGGTTGGCTTAGAAGCAGCCACCCTTAAAAGAGTGCGTAATAGCTCACTGGTCAAGTGATTCCGCGCCGACAATGTAGCGGGGCTCAAGTACACCGCCGAAGTTGTGGCATTCACACATGTTCTAAGCCGTCATGGTTCAGGAGTGTGGATGGGTAGGGGAGCGTCGTGTGGGCGGTGAAGCTGCGGTGTAAACCAGTGGTGGAGCCTACACGAGTGAGAATGCAGGCATGAGTAGCGAAAGACGGGTGAGAAACCCGTCCGCCGAATGATCAAGGGTTCCAGGGTCAAGCTAATCTGCCCTGGGTAAGTCGGGACCTAAGGCGAGGCCGACAGGCGTAGTCGATGGACAACGGGTTGATATTCCCGTACCGGCGAAAAACCGCCCATGCTGAGCGGGGGATACTAACTGCCCGAAACCTGCCCGACACCCCTTGTGGGTGAAGGGTTTTGGTGGAGCGCAGGACCTGATCCCGGGAGGCAAGCGTATTAACAGGTGTGACGCAGGAAGGTAGCCGAGCCGGGCGATGGTTGTCCCGGTCTAAGGATGTAGGGCGAATGGTAGGCAAATCCGCCGTTCATGTGCCTGAGATCTGATGGGACCCCCGTTTGGGGGGATTTGGTGATCCTATGCTGCCGAGAAAAGCATCGACGCGAGGTTTTAGCCGCCCGTACCCCAAACCGACACAGGTGATCAGGTAGAGAATACCAAGGCGATCGAGAGAATTATGGTTAAGGAACTCGGCAAAATGCCCCCGTAACTTCGGGAGAAGGGGGGCCCCAACCTTGAACACCACTTGCTGGTGGGAGGGGATCGGGGCCGCAGAGACCAGGGGGAAGCGACTGTTTACTAAAAACACAGGTCCGTGCGAAGTCGCAAGACGATGTATACGGACTGACTCCTGCCCGGTGCTGGAAGGTTAAGAGGACCGGTTAGCCGTAAGGCGAAGCTGAGAATTTAAGCCCCAGTAAACGGCGGTGGTAACTATAACCATCCTAAGGTAGCGAAATTCCTTGTCGGGTAAGTTCCGACCTGCACGAATGGAGTAACGACTTCCCCGCTGTCTCAACCATAAACTCGGCGAAATTGCAGTACGAGTAAAGATGCTCGTTACGCGCAGCAGGACGGAAAGACCCCGAGACCTTTACTATAGTTTGGTATTGGTGTTCGTAGTGGCTTGTGTAGGATAGGTGGGAGACGTTGAAGCCCGGACGCCAGTTCGGGTGGAGTCATCGTTGAAATACCACTCTGGTCACTTTGGACATCTAACTTCGGCCCGTAATCCGGGTCAGGGACAGTGCCTGATGGGTAGTTTAACTGGGGCGGTTGCCTCCTAAAAAGTAACGGAGGCGCCCAAAGGTTCCCTCAGCCTGGTTGGCAATCAGGTGTCGAGTGTAAGTGCACAAGGGAGCTTGACTGTGAGAGAGACATCTCGAGCAGGGACGAAAGTCGGGACTAGTGATCCGGCGGTACATTGTGGAATGGCCGTCGCTCAACGGATAAAAGGTACCTCGGGGATAACAGGCTGATCTTGCCCAAGAGTCCATATCGACGGCATGGTTTGGCACCTCGATGTCGGCTCGTCGCATCCTGGGGCTGGAGTAGGTCCCAAGGGTTGGGCTGTTCGCCCATTAAAGCGGTACGCGAGCTGGGTTTAGAACGTCGTGAGACAGTTCGGTCCCTATCCGCTGCGCGCGCAGGAAATTTGAGAAGGGCTGTCCTTAGTACGAGAGGACCGGGACGGACGAACCTCTGGTGTGTCAGTTGTACTGCCAAGTGCACCGCTGATTAGCTACGTTCGGATGGGATAACCGCTGAAAGCATCTAAGCGGGAAGCTCGCTTCAAGATGAGATTTCCATACACATTTATGTGTGAGAGGCCCCCAGCCAGACCACTGGGTTGATAGGCCGGATGTGGAAGCGAGGACTAACGACTCGTGAAGCTGACCGGTACTAATAGGCCAACAACTTACACCACACAGAAACATACATATTCTGCTTGCGTCCACTATGTGGTTCCCAACCAACAACCCCGAACACGGGCTTGTCTGGCAGGAACCAACCAACTGAATAACAACACCACCAGTCCAAGAACACGGACAATGTTGTAACCACTGGTTTTCCCACCCCCGGCACTTTTTGAGGGGGAGCGGGTGAAAGGGTTACGGCGGTCATAGCGTGGGGGAAACGCCCGGTCCCATTCCGAACCCGGAAGCTAAGACCCACAGCGCCGATGGTACTGCACCCGGGAGGGTGTGGGAGAGTAGGTCACCGCCGGAACACAATTACTGGTCGAGGCCCCAACCACCACGGTTGGGGCCTCCCACATTTAACAACCACAACGAGTACCAGGGACGTCCCCAAAACCCCCGCCTCACCTCTAACACCAAGGGCAGGAACCCTCGCTCAGCACCGAGGACAGGTACATGGGCCACCCCGATCCCGTGTGAGCGCCCGTTGCGGGAGAACCTGCCGGATGTGGGCGGGCGTCGGGGGAGAACCTGCCGGATGTGAGCGGGCGTTGAGGGAGAAGCTGCAGGATCTGATGGGGCGTTGAGGGAGAACCTGCCAGATCAGAGCGGGCGTCCGGGGGAGAGACGGCAGGATGTGAGCGTGCATGCGGGGAGAAGCGGGGGCCGGAGCGCAAAGTGGTCCTGGAGGGTGCGAATATGGCCCGGAATCGGTGATTAACCTCAAAAAGTCCCGGAAACACGCGGAATTTGCGGATCGGAACGGCCCAAGCTGGTAAGTTTTCGAACAGTGGCCTGTGCGCATGCCGCGTGCAGGCTCCAGAATCAGAACCGTCCAGGAGGACATAAATGGCTAAGAACCGTAGTGAACTTGTTGCAGAGGTAGCAGGCAAGGCCGGCACCAGCCAGGCTGCCGTTAACTCCGTCCTCGATGCACTGTTCGAGGTTTTCGAGACTTCTGTCGCCGCCGGCGAGAAGATCACCATCCCGGGCTGGCTCGCAGTTGAGCGCACCGACCGTGCAGCCCGCACCGGCCGCAACCCGCAGACCGGCGAGACCATCCAGATTGCAGCAGGCCACAGCGTTAAGCTGACCGCCGGCTCCAAGCTGAAGGCTGCAGTCTCCAAGAAGTAGAGCTTCCCCTGCCGGCACATCGCCGGCCGGAACAAGGAGCGGCAACCGAGAGGTTGCCGCTCCTTGGCGTTTAACCGGATTCGCGGCCTGGGCGGGCGTGGCGGACAATGGAATGGTGTCTTCTGCCGCAAAACCACGTTCCACCCCTCCCCAGACCGATCCCGGCAAGGGAGCTGCGGTCCGGGATGCCGGAACCCGGGGGATTACCCTGCCCTGGCAGCTTGCTGGCCTGGCGGCGCTCTTCCTTGGCCTCGCGGCAGCCCTAATCTTCTCCGGCGCCGCAGCGGCCCGCAGCGTCGCCGACCCCGGCGCCCTGGTGCGGTGGGGCCTGCCTATCAGCAAGGCGATCCATAACGTTTCGTTGGCAACCGTCGTCGGGGGCCTGGTGTTCGCCGTCGGCATCCTTCCCAAGAACCTCAACGCCCGGCACCATATTCCGCGCAGCCGGGGAACGGAAGGAGGCAGCGAGGCCCCCGAACATCCCGCCTTCACCAGGGCCCTGGCGGTAGCAGCTGTGGCGGGAGCGGTGTGGACCTTGTCCGCCATCGCAGTCCTGGTGCTCACGTACGGCGACGTAGCAGGGCAGGGGTTGTCCGGCGACCCGGCATTCACCCAAGCGCTGGTCTACTTCATGACCGACATCGAAACAGGCCGCGCATGGCTCGCCGTCATCATTATTGCCGCAGTAGTCACCACCGCGCTGTTCGGCGTCCGGTCCTTGGGCGGCCTGGCCCTCACCCTCATCCTGGCCCTGATCGGCCTGGTACCAACAGCCCTGATCGGCCACTCATCGAGCTCCTCCGACCACGAAGGCGCCATCAACTCGCTGGGACTGCACCTGGTGGGCGTGACCACCTGGGTGGGCGGCATCATCGTCCTGGCCCTGCTGTCGGGGATCCTGACCGGCACCAAGCCCGGCGCGGCAACGGACATTACCGAACCAACGCTCCGGCGCTTCTCCAGCCTGGCCGGCTTCGCCTTTGTGCTGGTCTTCGCCTCAGGCGTCATCAACGCCAGCATCCGGGTCACCAGCTGGTCCGATCTCTTCGGATCCGCGTACGGGCAGCTGATCCTGGCCAAGACGGCCGCCGCGGTGGTGCTGGGCGGCATCGGGTTCATGCACCGGCAGTGGGTCATTCCGCAGCTGGGACGCAAGGGTGCCACCATGTCCTCCAGGCGCGTCCTGTGGCAACTCATCGTGGCCGAACTGCTGATCATGGGTGCCACCTCCGGCATCGCCGTGGCCCTGGGCCGCTCAGCCCCG
Coding sequences within:
- a CDS encoding cytochrome c oxidase assembly protein, translating into MVSSAAKPRSTPPQTDPGKGAAVRDAGTRGITLPWQLAGLAALFLGLAAALIFSGAAAARSVADPGALVRWGLPISKAIHNVSLATVVGGLVFAVGILPKNLNARHHIPRSRGTEGGSEAPEHPAFTRALAVAAVAGAVWTLSAIAVLVLTYGDVAGQGLSGDPAFTQALVYFMTDIETGRAWLAVIIIAAVVTTALFGVRSLGGLALTLILALIGLVPTALIGHSSSSSDHEGAINSLGLHLVGVTTWVGGIIVLALLSGILTGTKPGAATDITEPTLRRFSSLAGFAFVLVFASGVINASIRVTSWSDLFGSAYGQLILAKTAAAVVLGGIGFMHRQWVIPQLGRKGATMSSRRVLWQLIVAELLIMGATSGIAVALGRSAPPQPTELAPNASPAFILSGYELPPELTPERWFTEWRLDWIWVGVALFGLVTYFMGVAKIRRRGDSWQWFRSVNWVVGLVVLTYITSGPPSVYGRILFSAHMVDHMALTMVAPIFLVLGAPVTLALRALPARGDGSRGMREWLLVFVHSKFSQLVTHPLFAAANFAGSIILFYYSDLFGYAMRDHVGHELMNLHFLLTGYIFVLTMIGTDPLPRRAPYPMRLLLLLATMGFHAFFGVSIMGGTGLLAADYFGNLGRAWGPSALADQQAGGAVAWGIGEVPTLLVAIGVASMWSRSSQREATRVDRAADRNNDADLTAYNDMFAKLAERDARLAERNKLEGR
- a CDS encoding HU family DNA-binding protein, whose amino-acid sequence is MAKNRSELVAEVAGKAGTSQAAVNSVLDALFEVFETSVAAGEKITIPGWLAVERTDRAARTGRNPQTGETIQIAAGHSVKLTAGSKLKAAVSKK